Within the Ignavibacteria bacterium genome, the region CATTCCGGAACATTTTCCGTTTCAGAAGAATTGCAAAACGGATGGATTCAAATAATGCCAAGTTCTCCATCGTCATATTCAATTTCACTCGGCGGCGCAACGATAAATTTTTCGGGAAATAATTTCGGGAATTTTCATCTCGGAACAATTAGCGGAACAACATTCAATGACTTAGATGGCGACGGAACAAAAGATATCGGCGAACCCGGTTTGGAAAGTTGGAGAATGCGTCTTGCTGGACCAGTAACAGATTCAATGTTCACGGATGCGAACGGAAATTATTCGTTCGGCAACATAACCGTTGGAAATTATACAATCACGGAAGCGTTGCAAAACGGATGGATTCACACAATTCCTGTTTCTCCTTCGTCGTATTCGATTTCGGTTTCGAGCGGAACCAATGCAACGAATAGAGATTTCGGAAATTATCAGATAAGTTCTATCAGCGGAAATGTATTTAACGATTTAGATGGAGACGGAACGAAAGACCTTGGTGAACCTGGACTTTCCAATTGGAAAATAAAAATCAGTGGCGCGGCAAGCGATTCTGTCTATACCAATGCAAGCGGAAATTTTTCGTTCAATAATTTGTTGGCGGGAAATTATACGTTGTTTGAAGACCTGCAAAGCGGATGGAAGCAAACGATTCCTGTATCGCCAACGAGTTATCCGATACTTATTACGAGCGGAACCAATGCAACGAATAGAGATTTCGGGAATTTTCAACTTGTGGGAATCAGCGGAACAACATTCAACGACGAAAACGGAAATGGTCTGAAAGATGCGGGTGAATCGGGGCTCTCGAACTGGAAAATAAAACTTTCCGGCGCAAAGGTTGATTCGCAACTTACCGACGGAAACGGAAATTATGCGTTCACCAATTTAGTTTCGGGAAATTATTCCCTGAGTGAAGTGGCGCAAAACGGATGGATTCAAACGCACCCATCGTCGCCGGGAACATATTCGTTTTCGGTTTCGAGCGGAACAAATTATCCGAATACGAATTTCGGAAATTATCAACTTGCAGGTATTAGCGGGCAAGTGTTCGATGACGTCAACGGAAACGGGAGTAAAGATGACGGTGAAAACGGATTGCAAAACTGGAAAATAAAAATCAGTGGCGTTGCAACGGATTCCGTATTTACCAATGCGAGTGGAAATTTTTCGTTCACGAATTTACTTGCGGGAAATTATACGGTGAGTTTTGTGATACAAAGCGGATGGATACAAACAATGCCAATTGCGCCGGGAACATATTCGCTGACAATTACAAGCGGACAAAATGCAACAGCAAAAGATTTCGGCGCGTTTCAACTTGGAACTATCAGTGGAACGAAATTTTTAGATGCCGATGGCGACGGAGTGAAAGATCTTGGAGAAAGCGGTATCGTGAACTGGAAAATAAAAATTTCTGGCGCAAAGAACGATTCTGTTCTTACGGATGCAAACGGAAATTTTTCATTCACGAGTTTAAACGTTGGAAATTATTCCGTGAGTGAAGTGGCGCAAAACGGATGGTTGCAAACGCTTCCTGTTTCGGGAGGTTCATATTCCGTAACGATTACGAGCGGAACAAATGCTACGGGAAAAAATTTCGGAAATTTTCAATATGGAATTTTGAGCGGTCAAACATTTAACGACGCGGATGGCGACGGAGTGAAAGATCTTGGAGAAAGCGGTATCGTGAACTGGAAAATAAAAATTTCTGGCGCAAAGAACGATTCTGTTCTTACGGATGCAAACGGAAATTATATGTTCAGTACGCTCACGTATGGAAATTATACCGTAAGCGAAGTTCAGCAAATTGGATGGTCGCAAACATTTCCCGTTGCAGGAACATATTCCATTTCTGTTGCAAGTGGAAGCGTTTTTTCGGGAAAGGATTTTGGTAATTTCCAACATCCGGTAATCGGCGGAATGAAATTTAATGACATCAATGGAAATGGAATTAAAGAGGAAAACGAATCGGGACTGGCAAACTGGAAAATAAAAATTTCCGGTCCGGAGAATGATTCGATGTTCACTGATGCGGGAGGAAACTATTTGTTTTCCGATTTATCAGCAGGAACGTACACGATTAGCGAGGTTCAGCAAAACGGATGGACGCAAACGTACCCACTTTCAACAACGTATACCGTTTCACTTTCTTCCGGAGTAAATACAACCGGAAAAGATTTTGGGAATTTTAAACTCGGAACGATTTCCGGAATTTTATTTAATGATTACAACGGCAACGGAATTCGCGAAGGCGGCGAAAGCGGTATTGTAAGTTGGAAAATATATTTGTACAAGACCGATACGCTAACGCTCATTGATTCTGCAATTACATCAGATGAAGGATATACTTTCGCAAACGTAACCGTCGGAACGTATTATGTTCGGGAGAAAGTGCAAAGTGGATGGATGCAAACGTCGGCACATCCTTCGGCAATTATCATTACGAGCGGAACAAATTCCGCGAGCAATAATTTCGGAAACTTTCAATTGGGAAATATCGGCGGAATGAAATTCAGCGATGCAAACGGTAACGGTGCTAAGGATGTTGGTGAAATCGGTTTGCAAAATTGGGTGATAAAAATTTCCGGACAAAAAAACGATTCGGTAATTACGGATGCAAACGGAAATTATCTGTTTTCAGGTTTATCTGCGGGAACGTACACGGTGAGTGAAGTTGCACAAAGCGGATGGACGCAAACGATGCCGTCGTTTCCGGGAACATATTTCGTTACGATAACTTCGGGTTTCGGTGCAACGGGAAAAGATTTCGGTGATGTGCAACTGGGAAGTATCAGCGGGCAAAATTTTAACGATTCCGATGGTGATGGAATGAAAGATGCAGGCGAAGTTGGACTTCAAAACTGGAAAATAAAACTTTCGGGAGGCAAATCAGATTCTGCATTAACCGACGTGAACGGAAATTATTCATTCATCAATTTATTACCGGGCGCATACATCTTACAGAGAGAACAGCAAAGCGGATGGTTAATTACCGCGCCGGTAAATCCATCTTTGTATGTTGTGTTTCTCTCTACGGGACAAAGCGCCACAAATTATGACTTCGGAAATTTTCAATACGGAACAATTAGCGGAACAACGTTTGACGATGCGAACGGAAACGGGACGCGCGATGTTGGAGAACAATCGCTCGATAGTTTTTACGTGAGTATTTCCGGCGCGCAATCGGATACCGTGATGACGGATTCAAGCGGAAACTATGTATTCTCGGAACTTACACCGGGAACATATACGGTTTCGGAAATTTCTCGTGTTGGATGGGCGCAAACATATCCGACAAATCCGAACACGTATTCCGTTGTTATGACCAGCGGAGGAATTTTTACGGGAAAAGATTTCGGGAATTACAATGGCTCGTTGAAGTTCCGTACGTTTACTATTTCGGAAATAACCGGAAAAGCCGCCAAGTTGAAGTTCGGGAAAAATGATGTTCTTAAAGAATTACCGAATCAGATGACGGCGGTTGCGAATGTGTTTGTAAAAATCGGAAAATCGGGAGCGACGTTTTTAGGTCTTGCTCAAACAGAAAAAGATTCTGCGAAAAAATACGGATGGATTCACTACAAAAATGCAGCCGCGATCGTAAAACTTTATACATCATCGCATTCGGGAACGGCGTATCCAATTGATTATCTACGTATTCCCGGGAAAAAGAATAAAAAATTAAGCAAAGCAATAAATGCAAGCAGAATGCAATACGATAATTCTGCGTGGGAGCAAGGCGTTTTGTTTAATTTAAATTTGAAAGCGAGTGAGAAGAAAGTAACACCGGAATACTTTGGCGATTTATTGTTAGATACAACGTTTATATTGATGGGAAAACAGTTATACGGAATGTCGCTGACGAACATGGGAAAATATCTTGATAGCATTATGACATATTATGAAAAATTCGGAGTAACAAACGATGCGGCGTATGACGAAGTGAGGTTGTTTGTTAGCAAAGTACTGAAACCTATCAACGCTGGATTTGCAACAACGTTCAGTATTTCCAATAGTTGGATAGACACAACGAAAGTAAAAAATCAGCGGCTTGCGTATGAGATAACCTTGTTAGGAATTAAAACTGCGGGGAACGTTGGAATTGTAAAACAGTTGCCGACAAAACCGAATGATGAAAACATTGGAATTGGCGAGTATGATTATTTTCCGTCGGGAATATCGCTGGAGCAAAACTATCCGAATCCGTTTAATCCGACAACAACGATTCGATTTGAAATTCCCGTAGGGGCAATTCATGAATTGCCCTTACAAACAACGTTGAAAGTGTACGATGTTCTTGGAAGAGAAGTTGCAACGTTATTAAACAACGAACCAATGGAAGAAGGCGAACACGAAGTTCAGTTCGATGCAAACGGATTAACGAGCGGTGTGTATTTCTATCGTCTTCAAACGGAAAATATTGTTCAAACGCGAAAGATGATTCTTCTGAAATAGCAAAGCATTCCTTGGTGTTGATTCTATACAAGAATTTACGGTGCTGAATCGTTTGCGTTCATTCCGTTAGGGCACCGCTCCTGCGACTTGTTGATGAAACTTTTGGAGCATCACTCGCATATTTCTTGAATCGAATGTAAGAAATTGTTGTTCGTTTATTGTAGAATCCTCGTATGAAAAAGTGAGTGAAAGTTAAAAATCGTGTGGTGAAAATACGGGGTAGTTGGGGAAAATAGTAGAGAAGTAGAAATTTCCCCTCCGTCTTTTCTCCCCGAATAAATTTCAGTATCTTTTGCCCGTGTCAATAGAAAACGGAGAAAAAATCCAACAACCGAGCCCTTCAGATTTCGATGCAAAACAAATGCTGCGCGAAAATTCATTTCCATCGGAAAAGCCCGCTGCAAAACAGATAGTCAACGACAATTCTGAAAGCAATCTTGCTTCAGAAGAGGAACGCACAAATCCTCTTCCATTGGCACAGGAGGAACAACCACGAGAAACAGAGACGAAAAAAGAAATACCGTGGGAACAGCGTATTCAACGAAGGGAACAAAGAAATTATGAAAAAACAAAGTCTCAGCAACAAGAAAAACGAAAACCATCAATGCAAGAGTTAGAAAAAGAAATACAGCAACGACAAGAAAAACGAGATGAGCCGCGGGAACGATTTCAAAAACCGCGACGCGAAGACCGACGCGACGAACGAAAAGACTATCGGAGAGATGAACGAAGAAACGGGAAAGATTTTCGAGAGCAACGCGAACGACAGCAACAGGAACGACAACGCAACAACGAATTTTCCATTTCCGTTGTCATTCCGCTATTCAACGAAGAAGAATCGCTCCGGGAACTTTCATCGAAACTGAAAGAAACACTTTCTTCATTCAATCGTTACGAAATTATTTTTATTGACGATGGAAGTACCGACAATTCTGCAAACATTTTGCGACAATTGCGAAATCAAGATCACCATATTAAGTATATCCGTTTTCGTCGCAACTATGGAAAATCTGCCGCGCTCTCCGTTGGTTTTGAACATGCCAAAGGCGACATCGTAATTACGATGGATGCAGATTTGCAAGACGAACCTTCAGAAATTCCGAAACTCATTTCGAAAATTAAAGAAGGAAACGATTTAGTTTCCGGTTGGAAGAAAAAACGTTATGACCCGGTTTCCAAAACCGCGCCATCGAAGTTTTTTAATTTCATAACGTCGTTGATGTCGGGTGTACATTTGCACGATTTCAATTGCGGACTGAAAGCGTACAAAAGCGAAGTCGCAAAATCGCTTGAGATTTACGGAGAACTGCATCGGTATATTCCCGTGCTTGCTTTCCGCAATGGCTATAAAGTTACGGAAGAGGTCGTTGTTCATCGTCCGAGAAAATTCGGGAAATCGAAATTCGGCGCATCGAGATTTTGGCGCGGCTTTTTCGATTTGCTTACGGTGTTATTTACGACAAAATATTTTCGCCGTCCGTTGCATTTCTTCGGAACAATGGGGGCAATATCCACAACGCTTGGTTTTATCATCAATGCAAAACTGACTTACGATTGGTTTCACAACGAACCGCTCAGTAATCGTCCCCTTCTTTTTGTAGGAATTTTGCTGATGATAGTCGGCGTTCAGTTATTTTCCACCGGTCTTATCGGCGATATGATTACGAAATCACACTCATCCTCACCGAGGGAGTACGCAATACGGGAAAAGCATTTGTAAAGAGTAAATTGATTAAAGAACGAAAAGCGATTCGAGTAATTGAGTCGCTTTTTCTTTTCCTTCAACAAAATTTTTCAGTATTTTTTGCACCATTAAAATACAATTGAAAACGTACTCCGTTTAAATTATAGCGTTCATTGATGCCACATCGTAATTCTCCGATTTCGCTTTCTTCTTTAAAAACCGATTGCAGGTTTTTTCGCGGCGACGTTCCGTGTAAACCGCATAAACAATTCGGCGTACATTGTTTTAACGAAAAAGGAAAAATTTGCTCGCACTATCAGCCAACAACGGAAAACATTCTCATTATCAAACTTGGCGCAATTGGGGATGTCATTCGCACAACGCCGTTGCTTCATTTGATCAAAAAGAAATTTCCCGGCGCAAAAATTTGGTGGCTTACACTCACGCCGGAAGTTGTTCCTTCGTTTGTTGATGTTGTATTGAAATGGAATCACGCAAGTTTAATTACGCTGCAACAAATTCCGTTCAGCAGAATTTACAATTATGATAAAGACAGAGAAGCATCCGCGCTTGCAGGTTCTCTTTCTGCGAAAAAGAAATTCGGGTTTGTGTTGAAGAATGGAATTCCATCACCGGCAAATAAATTTGCCGAGCAGAAATATTTCACCGGCATTTTCGATGACGTGAACAAAGCAAACACGAAAAGTTATCTCGAAGAATTATTTGAAATCGCAGGAGAAAAATTTTCCGGCGAAAAATACATTCTCGATAATTTTGCAAGCGATGGTTACCAATGGAATTTTCCAAAAGGGAAAAAAATCATCGGCTTAAATACCGGTTGCGGCGGACGATGGACTTCGCGTTTATGGGCGAACGAAAACTGGATTTCTCTTGCAAAGAATTTGAAAAAAGCAGGATACGTTCCGCTCTTGCTTGGCGGTGAACAAGAACACGAAAAGAATTTGTCGCTCGCAAAAAAATCCGGCGCATTGTATCTCGGACATTTTCCGTTGCGACAATTTATCAATCTCGTAGCGCAATGCGATTTGGTTGTAACCGCAGTAACAATGGCAATGCACATTTCGCTTGCGTTAAATAAGAAAATCGTGTTGTTCAATAACATTTTCAACAAACACGAATTTGAATTGTACGGTTTGGGAGAAATACTCGAACCTGATTTTGATTGCGAATGCTTTTTTTCTCCGACGTGCCCGAATAATTGTATGCACTATCTTTCTGTTGAACGCGTGAATGATTCAGTACTTCGTTTGATCAATTCCAAAACACCAAAACCAAATTTCAAATAAAGTTCAAAACACTAATGACCAAATGTATTCAAGTTGGAATTTAAACTTTGGATTTTATTTGTCATTTGG harbors:
- a CDS encoding glycosyltransferase family 2 protein, which translates into the protein MQELEKEIQQRQEKRDEPRERFQKPRREDRRDERKDYRRDERRNGKDFREQRERQQQERQRNNEFSISVVIPLFNEEESLRELSSKLKETLSSFNRYEIIFIDDGSTDNSANILRQLRNQDHHIKYIRFRRNYGKSAALSVGFEHAKGDIVITMDADLQDEPSEIPKLISKIKEGNDLVSGWKKKRYDPVSKTAPSKFFNFITSLMSGVHLHDFNCGLKAYKSEVAKSLEIYGELHRYIPVLAFRNGYKVTEEVVVHRPRKFGKSKFGASRFWRGFFDLLTVLFTTKYFRRPLHFFGTMGAISTTLGFIINAKLTYDWFHNEPLSNRPLLFVGILLMIVGVQLFSTGLIGDMITKSHSSSPREYAIREKHL
- a CDS encoding glycosyltransferase family 9 protein, producing MPHRNSPISLSSLKTDCRFFRGDVPCKPHKQFGVHCFNEKGKICSHYQPTTENILIIKLGAIGDVIRTTPLLHLIKKKFPGAKIWWLTLTPEVVPSFVDVVLKWNHASLITLQQIPFSRIYNYDKDREASALAGSLSAKKKFGFVLKNGIPSPANKFAEQKYFTGIFDDVNKANTKSYLEELFEIAGEKFSGEKYILDNFASDGYQWNFPKGKKIIGLNTGCGGRWTSRLWANENWISLAKNLKKAGYVPLLLGGEQEHEKNLSLAKKSGALYLGHFPLRQFINLVAQCDLVVTAVTMAMHISLALNKKIVLFNNIFNKHEFELYGLGEILEPDFDCECFFSPTCPNNCMHYLSVERVNDSVLRLINSKTPKPNFK